In the Gorilla gorilla gorilla isolate KB3781 chromosome 10, NHGRI_mGorGor1-v2.1_pri, whole genome shotgun sequence genome, one interval contains:
- the FGF23 gene encoding fibroblast growth factor 23 yields the protein MLGARLRLWVCALCSVCSLSVLRAYPNASPLLGSSWGGLIHLYTATARNSYHLQIHKNGHVDGAPHQTIYSALMIRSEDAGFVVITGVMSRRYLCMDFRGNIFGSHYFDPENCRFQHQTLENGYDVYHSPQYHFLVSLGRAKRAFLPGMNPPPYSQFLSRRNEIPLIHFNTPIPRRHTRSAEDDSERDPLNVLKPRARMTPAPASCSQELPSAEDNSPMASDPLGVVRGGRVNTYAGGTGPEGCRPFPKFI from the exons ATGTTGGGGGCCCGCCTCAGGCTCTGGGTCTGTGCCTTGTGCAGCGTCTGCAGCTTGAGCGTCCTCAGAGCCTATCCCAATGCCTCCCCACTGCTCGGCTCCAGCTGGGGTGGCCTGATCCACCTGTACACAGCCACAGCCAGGAACAGCTACCACCTGCAGATCCACAAGAATGGCCATGTGGATGGCGCACCCCATCAGACCATCTACA GTGCCCTGATGATCAGATCAGAGGATGCTGGCTTTGtggtgattacaggtgtgatgagCAGAAGATACCTCTGCATGGATTTCAGAGGCAACATTTTTGGATCA CACTATTTCGACCCGGAGAACTGCAGGTTCCAACACCAGACGCTGGAAAACGGGTACGACGTCTACCACTCTCCTCAGTATCACTTCCTGGTCAGTCTGGGCCGGGCGAAGAGAGCCTTCCTGCCAGGCATGAACCCACCCCCGTACTCCCAGTTCCTGTCCCGGAGGAACGAGATCCCCCTCATTCACTTCAACACCCCCATACCACGGCGGCACACCCGGAGCGCCGAGGACGACTCGGAGCGGGACCCCCTGAACGTGCTGAAGCCCCGGGCCCGGATGACCCCGGCCCCGGCCTCCTGTTCACAGGAGCTCCCGAGCGCCGAGGACAACAGCCCGATGGCCAGTGACCCATTAGGGGTGGTCAGGGGCGGTCGAGTGAACACGTACGCTGGGGGAACGGGCCCGGAAGGCTGCCGCCCCTTCCCCAAGTTCATCTAG